The Dreissena polymorpha isolate Duluth1 chromosome 4, UMN_Dpol_1.0, whole genome shotgun sequence region ggtATGGCAATCATATAACCTATTAAGTGAAGACAAATAattatatcaaaaacaaaacttaTCTGAAAAGTGCACATTATTTAGAGGTACTTGTGTCTATTGCAAATTACAAACGCTCGCCTAGACAAAAGGTGAGTAGATGTAATCAATGACTTGTTTTTATTGCCATATAAGTTCGACCTTTACTAAAATATGTCTCAGGGACGATTCATAATTtaattcatataaacacatgcatgtgTTTATGTAATTTTCTACGTTTATATTTAGTTAGAATTAATCTAAGTCATTTTACATCTACCCAATTAAATACAGCGCTAATATAAGGTCGCGCAGGATTAATTTTATTCAGTGTATTAACTTACTGTGGCGCAATTGGGGACATCAACAAAGAATACCGACATCTTGGCATCGTGTAATATGTCCAATACCATCACTATGTTTGCCATATCCTACGTAATACAACATTCAGTATGAAAAAGTGTACATGTATTATCAAAAACATACAAATTCAATATCTTGTTGTACAAAACACTATGCTCAGATTTCGTatcacaattataattatatgtacTTTCCCATTGTTAAAGATTGAATGCATGAACGATTGCGAAAGATTTCTGGGAATAATTGTATGAAAAGTCGTTTAATAAGAATTTTGGATTGCTTTACCTCGTCAAGTTTAGTTTCGTCTACCACATCTGGTCCGCTATACAGCGACATCTCTGTTGGCTGTCCGTCCGTTAAAACGATGACCTTATGATGCATACTTATATTGTGCATCACACTAGGAGTACCTACAACGTATATGCTTTGCTAATTAAATATCCATTTACAAATAACCGTTGAGCtagtatatatatgatataaatatacacattttcaaaaatgtGATTATCAAAGAAGCAAATCATATAATGATCTCACGAATTAAAATATTTACTCTATATATTTCATGTCGAAATGAGTTCTTTTCCATGACATTTTCATACTAGCGATTGTTTGTTTTAACttaaactaacaattgtaaaaaaaacggtattttagaacttttcttttttcgtcctTCGTGGTTTACGGTGCTTTTAAAAGTTGAATATCATCTAACGTAATTAGAACAGTACAGAACCTTCATTAGAACTTGTTTAAAGAAAGCTGTGCATAGCACTTAGATAAAAACCTTTATGAATATAAGTATTACTTAGCTATATGCGTAACTTTGACAAGTTACACAATAATTATTATACGCACCCTGGACGGACATTAAAACAGCCTGTGCAACGAGCAGACCTCCGAGAAGAGGACTTGGACCGCCTAACGCAATCTGATCTGTCACGAGGAAAACAAATCAATCTTAATCATATTCACTCTAAATGCCCAGGTTTATGCTGCTTTAATAATATTGAATGACTGTACAAGTGAAAATATTTGCTTTTGTATACAACTCTTATTCCCTTAATGTAGTAGTAACACTTCTTCTgaactttaattattttgttaattcaTCAGTGTTTcatctattttaaaattaaatattttttatgattatataTACTGGCTCTCAGGCATGCATAAAATGCTAGTTTTGCAACAACTGTGTATTTAGTAAGCTTTTAAAAGTCTGAAAACTATAAAGCTCTGCGACGCCAAACgcttgcataatttggagagttctgttgttgtcgttatatatttAGATACTCAGAGgatagcttatataaagtatataatacataactcattgtatgagcatggatggccgagtggtctaagcgatagacttttactccaggggtcagtggttcgagccgagttgagtgttacttttttttctttcttgaattgtattcttgtttttgaaGCTTTTcagatccgatgtttacatttatcaatataaagcatttaatgacaaactttaatacatgccagaatatgtgaaaaggtctctttaatatTGTATCTGTTAAATTATATCTTATAATTTCTGAAATCAACAGTACCTTATTTGTAGTGCCTTTACgcaacaataataaatataaaagggtATAGTATTATCAGTGACATACCCATATAAGCACCAATATTGcaacaacagaaataaatcaagtttttacattaaaaaccaacttgcctaTCTTATTTCTGATTACTTTGAAATCTTTTGTCATTGGTGTCTCCACGTGTGTTTGATGCCCAAACGTAACGAGGCTTACATGTTCATTAAAACGGTGTCGTGATCGCTGAGACAGTGCAGAATGTTCTTCGAGGCCTgttttgattttgaaagtaatttgcGTATGATTATTATAAAGCATAAACTATTCAACATCTCTCCAAATATATCACTTTTAaacacaaactttgaaaaaagcctatttaggcgaaatatatcagaaaggGTGAAACGTGTTCTGTGTATATCACTCTTACAAAAGAAAGTATGTTTTATAATTGCAACATGTATTGCCCTTCTTGCTAAGTTCTTGGATGGTTTTAATCAAATGAATTGCACACTTTGTTGTATAAATTGGTTTTAATTTTTCTGCTGTAAGTGCAGTTTTCTAAAGGTCCTATACAAGCTTTTAATGgatttattgattaaaaatcaAAGGGTTTAATTTGTTAATCTGTAATGCAAATAATAATCTTCTCATTTAAGGCAGGATATATTTCCACGAGAGTTGTCCTTACATATTCTTTATAAATAGTCTTCGGTTTTTCTTCGAAAGCCATTTTTTGTCTAAGAAATTATAAAGcctcattttacaaataaaatgaaatatgccatcagtaagcatttaataaaatgtacgATTGCTTTATATCACATAATTcgttattattgttaattattattagGCAAACTAGAAAAAACTCAATAAATTACTTCACACAATATGAGTGCAAGGAGCATACCAGAAAGGAAGTCGTTCACGAatgttttgacatttttccaaGAATCCCCCGATGCCATACTTTCTGATATGTCCAGCAGCAAAACAGTGTGGTAGCCGCTATGTGGATGAGGCATCAAAGACACTGAATTTATCCGCACACAAAACGCCATAAATATAAATGAAGACTATCATGAATATTCGGGAATTTAATGCCATATATCAAAACACATATTATTGACCCTAAGCTAGCAGACAAGctgtaaatgtattttacaatttaatgttttattacaaaacgttGTCTAGCTCATGTCTCCAAGAAGTTgccattgttttcaaaatttgatcGCAAATATTTTCTCTATAACTTACCCCTTTCTATTTCTTGTCTTCCCAGAAGTTGCCATTTTTCTACATCCATCGAATTCCGTCTTTCCGACTGCCTTTTAACGCAGACCCCTATGAAAATATCCATTACTGGCATGGGCAACAATAAGAAATCCCTCTTTCAGCAAGTCAAATACCATGTACGTTTCTCATACATCAAGTACTCGTTATTTATTAGTTCTTGTTAGTTGTTAACGAAACATAAAACTCAACTGTCTAATAAAATTAAACGAATGATGGCTGGAATACTTTGGGGTATAAATGATAATGATAAAAAACTTGATGTCCATATCGAATTTTTTTCCGAAACGTTACGCTTTTGCAAAAAGTATTCATAACCATTCGACATTATATTggtaattaaaaatgttaataaaaatgatatgttaaGACGAAATTTTTGTTtaccatttttttattaatatgattaaaCAACATGTATTGACTTCTTCTAACATAAACCTTCCATTTTTCCACACCGGGTGTTGTTTAGATCAAAAACAGTATATGAAACCTTGTCAAATCAGCAAAAGTGAACTTAATCACTGAATGTTAACTACTACCTACGAAGATTCGtgtttatgaatgtttttttaactaCTTTTGTAAATCAAGCTATTCTGTTATATCTAGTGCAGAGAATACGGTTAATATACTATTATTATAAGTTTCAAACAATATAAGtttcaaacattaaaaatcttctttaACATACACAAACAAGATGAATTAAAGTAATATTTACGAACAGTTCATACTCGGCTTGAACTGCTAATAAAATCATTAGCTGCATTTTACATTCTATATGAAAAAATCATAAATATGATTATCATCCATCACCATCCATACATTACATGTTTACCAATTGTATGTTCAGTAATTATTCTGACACCAATCTTTATTGGCTTTAATTTGTCAtataatcattaatttcattttgCAGATACTGTTGAGTTCACTAATTCTTAAAATTCCTCATCAATTTATGAATCACACATATTTGCGAcaagtatataaatgcataagaaAAATGCAAGATCTACCCCAATAGTCTACACGAACAGTTCCGTATTAGTTCAAAATACTCATGACATCCTAAACTGCATTTCTAATGGAGAAAATCAAGGAGAGTTTATGAATTCTAGAATGGTGTCGTATATTAAGGAAGTGTTAATCATAAACATTTGAATAAATGTTAATATGTTCATCATACTAattaaagaacacattaagagCTTTTCAAGATCATTCCAAGGTACGCATAGATCGATAATGAAATAATGATCAGCATATCACGACAATTTATAACATTTCATGATTGGGATCATATGATAATGGAATCATAATCTTTATTTCACAAGAGATAATAAAGGACAGttcataaacaataaaatgttcaCGATCCATCCAAAATGTGCTGATGCACTCATATTGATAATTAATCATGATTAAAAGAAATCAGGAGCTGTTCTCGAAAAATTCATGATTTGCTTGAAAATTGAAACCGTTTAAAAATTGGAGAATATACAAAGCGTATCTTCACTAATACATACTTATGACTGCTTGTATAGATGCATGTTACATATCCATTTACATAATAGCTATTTCACTTTCGCCATAAATGGTTCATGAAAATCATACgattcaaaatacacacacactttATAAACGGATATTTAATCACAACTCTTTGATTGATCATAGCGGAAAAACATCGTTAAGTTGTAACTAAGtctttcacaaaaaaataatgttgctGAAATTCATCAACCGAAGAATACTAAATATTATTGCTGTACAAAAGATTATGTTAACACATAAAATACGGCAAAACTCACGGTTTGTATGTTTCTCCGGTTTAAGTGATGGCGAACTTGCTCCGAAATCTGACACGGATGTAGTACGTTCTGTTGATCGCATTCTTTCTTCATACTCGCTGCCTGCCCCTGTACCCGATGGTCGGTTGAGTTCCATGCTTCCTATGCTACTCTGAATATGTTCAAGTTGTGTGAAGTGTTCACCCAGTCGTCTCGCTCTTGCATTCTTTACCTCGTCACGTCTCTGTTTTACTTGCCAGTATTCTTCTTCCATTGTTGACACCCTTTCCTTCAGAGCGTCAAGATCTATTTTGACCCAAACTTAAATTTTGCTATTGATTATGCAAATAGTAATTATAAATTACAGTAGCTACTAAGCCTTTTATCTCATTTGACATCTTATTCATATAATTCTTGAAacatcattatgctttaaattaaatgtacacTTACAACAGTACTAACAGTATACTTATGTTAAAAATGCTTGTCACAGTGTTTGAAATTACAACCAATTCAAATACATTGCATTGGGGAAAAAGAGTATCTAATATGCAATAAACAAAGAGTTAACATTTCTAGCTTTTAACAGTATCAAACACTTACGCGTCGCGGGAAGCGCAACCTTTTTCACGCAAGGGATCTGGTTCATACTTATGATTTTCCATTGAGGTTCTAATTGAGAGTCAaattttcataaacaactaaaacAACTAATTTTATAATAGCTTTCCTAAAATAGCCCTTTAGTCCGTTATCATGTTTATATACTTAACGATTCTTATTGGAGTTTATTGTATGAGTTTCAGACGGCAGAATGACCAAACAAGTTTATTGGCTTCATATATATTCGTCTTACCATATGTCACCAATCAGCCTTAATGGTGTATGATACTTATATTAGATTGAGaatttttatattgttgtttatgtTATTGTAGTACGTTACCTTTCTTGAATTCAGTAATTTTATCTTTGCTGAAAAATAGGTATAACCAGTATAAAATCAACAGGTAAACGTACATATTGCATGTGTAGTATAAATATCCAATACACGTATAATGCATTTGTGTTAAAAACACTTCGTAAATATATTACTTTAGATTCATTACCATAACTTTTTACAATACCATTTTATATCATAGCACAAGAAAAACGCCGATGATTATGGATAATAATGGTTTTATACATCAAACTTAATGACCGGAACACGGTGTAAACAACGATAAAAACACTAACCAGCTACATCCCGCTTGTGAATTGACGATTTGTAATAAAACCGCGTGAATACATTCTGTGTCTGTCTTTACTTCCGCAACTGTTTCATTTATCTGAAATATTgagtattattttacattttatagcaaatgtgtttgcttgtatgcaATAGCGAATGCATATTAAACTGAAGTTTAAACTGCAATAGGATAATTGatcaataacaaaaaaaacaaggaTTGAAACAAGCGATGGACAAACAAGCACACTCGTGTGTTTTTTTATCGAAAAAGACTGCTGAGaaagattacattctttaaagACGTTATATTGGATAATTGGGCTTTAGCTTTATAAGAAAACAATAGTAAGTAATTTCAACTGGCATTTCCATAAATTTATCATAGACCATATGTGTGtcagttgttttaaaaaattGAGTTTTGCTGTAGAAATACAGTGCTTCATGCAAGCGCATTACAAAATATCGGCCCAAACTaccgtgtgcagtccgcacaggctaatcagggacacaaccttctgcctagactagattttcgtTTCGAATAGACTTCATTCAAACGGACAATTTCATCAAAGTGGAAAGCacctcccttattagcctgtgtgcattgcacaggcttatctgggaagacacttttcgcaAATGCATTTCGACCGGTTTTCAAAAGAGCGTGAGTCATTTTTATTGCACtagacacactttaacaaagattaAATAGGATATGTGCAACAATTAATTTTCGTTATTATAACCCACCGATTTACCTGTTAAATTGTGAAACAGGTGAATACCCCTGGCTGATCATGCACTTCCTATTTTCCTATTGCTTCAAACATTAAAGAAACCTTTTCGCATAGTTTTGTACGTTTGAcaaataaattggtttaatgtTTGTCAACTAACAAAATTATACTATTGTGAATACCCTGaagtaataatattattataaagtaaACTGTAACAACAAATGATTTCAAATGGAATTGAGCTCGAAAGCTCGGGATCTTTTATTTTCGGGAAATGTAATGCACTACTTCTTGGGTTTAGTTTCAGTCTTAAGAACCGAGCTTTAAAACGCTACGTAAGTAACAAAAAGGCTTTTTGGTGAAAAGCGTTTCAAATgtcttgaaaaaatattattagatTGCATCAACGACACAATAATTTTAATAGTTTTCCTAAGACACAATTGTCATTTCGCATATTTAAATACGATTTGTTAATTATCATACTTGTGATGACAGAAAATGTACTTTAAAGGGACATCTTAAAACATTTTGCATTTTCTAAAATTAGTCGTCTTACAAAGATTtccattgataaatgtaagcaccGGAATTAAAGAGatgcaatataaaacaataatgtaataaaataaaacacaaaacataaatgaaaaaacacataaaaaatgttattcaacCCATCCGGCCTCGTAATGCTGCTCGTTTGGATAGTAAAATACCGCATTTACCACTCAGTCTCCTGGGCTTTGACATTATGTAAAGCTTTGTAAAGCTTTGCATACTTTAGATAAGTTAACTTCGTATAGCCACACAAAACAACAACGAAAACACCAGAGGCACCACATATTAAACGCTTCACAGGCATTTATACGTCATTATTGTTATTTTGCTCCCTGATGTAAAGTTATCTTCCATTGTCCAATATGTGACTAAACCCAGTTAACTGTCATTTTGGCAACCTGTCAATAAGCAACTTAAGTTCATTTAGAAAATTTAATATGAATTCAAACATTCGTTTGTTCGTTTCAAAAAGGTCCGTGTATTAAGTTATCCGCAGTAAATCACTGATTTTTATCTACGAATCAAGACAAATGTGAGCGTTTTTATTTGATCGTGTTATTTAACTTGTGTATATTTGCTGTTATCAAGGGTTGATTGTTAATAGTCTGTATTCCGCGTGGGTAGAATGCcattaaaaacaacaatgaaagTTGCATTGCAAATGACAATACAGAGAACTGTGTGCGAAAATCCTCGAAACGCACTATTTCAGAATGCGGGTCTTCGATAT contains the following coding sequences:
- the LOC127877469 gene encoding uncharacterized protein LOC127877469, whose product is MDSQINETVAEVKTDTECIHAVLLQIVNSQAGCSCKDKITEFKKDLDALKERVSTMEEEYWQVKQRRDEVKNARARRLGEHFTQLEHIQSSIGSMELNRPSGTGAGSEYEERMRSTERTTSVSDFGASSPSLKPEKHTNRVCVKRQSERRNSMDVEKWQLLGRQEIERVSLMPHPHSGYHTVLLLDISESMASGDSWKNVKTFVNDFLSGLEEHSALSQRSRHRFNEHVSLVTFGHQTHVETPMTKDFKVIRNKIDQIALGGPSPLLGGLLVAQAVLMSVQGTPSVMHNISMHHKVIVLTDGQPTEMSLYSGPDVVDETKLDEDMANIVMVLDILHDAKMSVFFVDVPNCATTFFPCIRSDAPYRNVFYCNEGRRLARRNYLCTTKMDDLESVDENLTAEDKEDLRDIVSTTNAHAADAINRACEHRITGMYRESNCKTLPIIGSRVRRGPDWKWKNQDSNGVGTVVGHWDNETWVTVEWDAKLPGGNRGYQYGEGRFDLLIVDEIRRLQPGELLAVGCQVKTGRHGKFRNVHAWNKGVVIEMKPPKARVRWDSGIRRDYSYGEDGRFEIEIWDSASSATTLTESDKELASGLKSKNKNKRSK